Below is a genomic region from Streptomyces sp. NBC_00461.
GCCACCCAGTGCCCAACCGTCCACGGCGGCCACGGTGGGCAGGGGCAGCCTGCGTATCCGCTCGAACAACCGACTGTTGATCCCCTGCAGCGCGTCGTCCCGGCCACGCCGGCGCAGTTCGGCGATGTCGGCTCCGCCGGCGAACACGCCGCTGTACCCGGTGAGCAGCATCAGCTTCGGCTCGCGCTCCAAGTCCTCGCACACGCGGTGCAGTTCGGCGATCATGCGACCGCTGATCGCGTTGCGGGCCTCGGGCCGGTGCAGGGTGACGACGACCCGGTCGGCGCGCTGTTCGACCAGCAGGGTCTCGTACGCCATGTCCTCCCGCGTGCTCATACGCGCTCCACGAGCATCGAGACGCCCTGCCCGACGCCCACGCACATGGTCGCCAGGCCCCGCTGGGCGTCCTCGCGTTCCATGCGGCCGAGCAGGGTGAGCACGATGCGGGCGCCGGAGCAGCCCAGCGGGTGGCCGAGGGCGATGGCGCCGCCGTCGGCGTTGACGCGGTCCTCGTCGAGCTTCAGCCGGCGGACGACCGCCAGTACCTGGGAGGCGAACGCCTCGTTCACCTCGACCGCGTCGAGATCGTCGACCGTCCAGCCCGCCCGCTCCAGCGCCCTCGCGGTGGCCGGCACGGGCCCGAGTCCCATCAGGCGAGGGTCGACCCCGGCCGAGGCGGTGGTGACGACGCGGGCCCGGGGGGTGAGCCCGTACCGTTCGACCGCCGCCCCGCTCGCCACCACCAGGGCCGCGGCCCCGTCGGACAGGGGGGAGGAGTTGCCCGCGGTGACGATCCCGTCCCTGCGGAAGGAGGTCCGCAGCCCGCCCAGTTTCTCCAGCGAGGTGGCCGGCCGAGGTCCCTCGTCCTGGGTCACCTCGCCCTCCTCCACCGGCACCGGGACGATCTCCTTGTCGAAGCGGCCTGCCTTCTGGGCGGCCTCCGCGCGCCGGTGGCTGCGCAGCGCGAAGGCATCCGCTTCCAGGCGCGTGATGCCGTCCAGGGCGGCGAGTTCCTCGGCGGTCTCGCCCATCGACAGGGTGGTCGCGGCGGGGAAACGCGGGTTGGTGAACCGCCAGCCGAGCGGGGTGTCGTACGTCTCGCCGGGCGGGGCCCATGGCGTGCCGGGCTTGGCCGTCACCCAGGGGGCGCGGGTCATCGACTCCACTCCGCCCGCCACGACCAGGTCGGCCTCACCCGCCCTTATCGTCTGGGCGGCTGACGCGACGGCTGTCAGCCCGGAGGCGCACAGCCGGTTGACGGTGTATCCGGGCACGGTGTGGGGCAGACCGGCCAGCAGCACCGCCATCCGGGCCACGTCCCGGTTGTCCTCGCCGGCCTGATTGGCGGCGCCGAGGATCACCTCGTCGACGGCGTCGGCCGGGACACCGGAGCGCCGTACCGCCTCGCCGACGACGAGAGCGGCCAGGTCGTCGGGGCGTACGGAGGCCAGGGCACCGCGGTGGCGGCCCTGCGGGGTGCGGGCCCCGTCGATCAGATAGACCTCGTCAGGCATTGACCTGCTCCTCGGCGGTGGCGTGACGGCGGGACTGAAGGACCGAGAAGCGTCCAGTGACGAACGCCGGGTCGGTGAGGGCGGCGTTCGCGGCGGGGTTGGCCGCTGTGCCGTGGAAGTCGCTGAACGCGGCGGACTGGTTGACGAACACTTGGCCGGTCAGGTTCTCCGACAGGTGCACGCCCGCTTCCAGGGCGGTCGTCCGCGCCGCCTCCAGCACGGCCTCGTCGGTCGCGTACACGGAAGCGGTCAGCGCGCCGTACTGCCGCACGCAGTCGTGAAGCAGTCGCAGACCGTGCGCGGTGGAGTCGGTGCCGATGACGAAACAGACCGGCCCGAACCACTCACTGGTGTAGGCGTCCTGGTCGGCCTCGGCCTCGGCCTCGAGCCGGACCACCAGCGGGGAACGGACGACCGCGTCCTGGAAGTCCGGGTGGGCGAGTTCCCCCGACGGATGCGCGGTACGGCCGAGCGCGGCCGCCTCCTCCACGCGCTTGAGTACACCCTCGTTCACGATCGCGCCGAGGGTGGCGGCCGCACGCGCCGGGTCACCGAGCAGCTTGTCCAGGGCGGCGCCCAGGTCGGCGGCGAACGCGTCGGCCGTACGCCGCCCCTGGTCGGTCGGGAAGCCCTCGCGGGGGACGAGGATGTTCTGCGGGGTGGTGCACATCTGGCCGCTGTAGAGCGACAGGGAGAACGCCAGGTTGCGCAGCAGCCCCGCGTAGTCCTCCGTCGAGTCCACGACGACGGTGTTGAGACCCGCCTTCTCGGTGTGGACGACGGCCTGGCGGGCGTTGGTCTCCAGCCAGTCGCCGAACTCGCTTGAGCCGGTGAAGTCCACGATGCGCACGTCGGGGTGGGTGGCCAGGGCGGGAGCGGTGCGCTCCTCGGGCTTTTCGGCGGCGAGCAGCACCACATCCGGATCGAAGCCGGCCTCCGCCAGCACCTCACGGGCGATCCGCACGGTGATCGCCAGGGGAAGCACGGCGCGTCGGTGCGGCTTGACGACCACCGGATTGCCGGTGACCAGGCTCGCGAAGAATCCTGGATACCCGTTCCAGGTGGGGAAGGTGTTGCAGGCGATCAGCACTGCCACACCCCGCCCCACGGGGGTGAAGGTCTTGTCCATGACGAGCGGGCCGCCCTTGCGCTGCGGCTTGCTCCAGCGGGCCGCGACCGCGTGGCGCTTCTGCTCGTTCCACGCGTACGCGACCGCTTCGAGGCCCCGGTCCTGGGCGTGCGGACCGCCGGCCTGGAACGCCATCATGAAGGGCTGGCCGGTGGTGTGCTGGACGGCGTGCGCGATCTCGAAGCTCGCCGCGTTCAGCCGTGCGAGGATCTCGGCCGCGACGCCGGCCCGGGTGTCGGGGCTTGCGCGGCGCCAGGCCGCGGCGGCGGCCTTGGCCGTCGCGACGGCCACCTCGGGCACCAGTGCCGGGTAACTGACGCCGAGCGGGAAGCCGTAGGGCGAAACCTCGGTCGCGGGAACAGTGCCGGTGGTGGGGTGCCCCTCAAGGGAGAAGGGGTGGTCGAGGAGGTCGCGGAAGGCGGCCTCGCCCAGGTCGGGCGCCCCGGCTCCGTACGCGGAGGCGCTGGGGGCTTCGGGGTACGGCGTCCAGTAGCCGCGGTCGGCGGCGCCCGCCACCGCCTGGTCGAGCAGTTCCGCGTGGCGGACGAAGAAGTCGGGGTGTTGATCGGTGGTCACCAGGAGCTCCAGGCCGAACGTTCGGTAGGTGAATGGGTGTGGTGCACCCGGACTGACGTGAGGGAAACAGGGGTGGATCAGGCGTCGGCGAGCAGGATCGCGGGGCGTTCCACGCAGTCGGCCACGTAGCGCAGGAACCCGCCGGCCACACCGCCGTCGCAGACCCGGTGGTCGAAGCTGAAGGAGAGCTGCATGACCCTGCGCACGGCCAGCGCGCCGTCCACCACCCACGGCTTGTCCACGATGCGACCCGCTCCGAGCAGCGCGGCCTCAGGGTGGTTGATGATGGGCGTGGATCCGTCGACGCCGAACACGCCGTAGTTGTTGAGGGTGAAGGTCCCACCCGTCAGACGATCGGGCGGCAGGCTTCCTGCGCGGGCGAGCTCGGTCAACCGGGCCAGTTCGAGGGCCAGTTGTACGGTCGTCATGAGATGGGCATCGCGGACGACGGGGACGACCAGGCCGCGCTCGGTCTGGGCGGCGAAGCCGAGGTGCACCTCGTTGAAGCGGAGGATCTCCCGCCGCTCGGTGTCCACCGTGGAGTTCAGCTCCGGGAAGCGTCTCAGCCCGGCAACGCAGATGCGCGCCAGCAAGGCCAGCAGCCCGATGCGGCGGCCAGGTTCGGCGGCCTCAAGTGCCTTCTTGGCCTGGAGCAGTCCGGTCGCGTCCACATCGACCCAGGTGGTGGCGTCGGGGATCTCGGTCCGGCTGCGGGAGAGCTTGTCCGCCACGGCGCGGCGCACTCCGCGCAACGGGATGCGTTGCGGGCCGTCCGCCGCCGGCCGCCCCTGTGGTGCGGGGGTCAGGTCCGCCGACGCCTGCTGGGCAGGAGCGACCGGTGCCGCCTCCGGGTCCGTCGACGTTTGCCGGACCCGCGCGACGGCCTGCTCCACGTCTCGTCGCAGGACGATGCCTGCGGGACCGGAGGGCGCCACCCCGGCGAGATCGATCCCGTGCTCCCGTGCCATCCGCCGTACGAGGGGCGAGACCACCCGGGGAGCGTGCGGCCCGAAGGGCTGCGCCGCCTCCGTGCCCGTGCCGCCTCCTGTCGCGGCACCCGTGCGTCGGCGGCGGCGACGCGGTGCCGGGCCGTGGCCGGTGCCGTAGCCGATCAGAACGTTGCCGGACCCGGCCTGTTCCTCCTCGCGGTACCGATCCGCGGCGGGGTCTGCCGACGCGGATCCGGCGGCGGGCCCGCCGGGCGACGGATCGCCCGAGCCCCCAGCCGTGCCTTCGGCCTCGCCCGGGACTCCGGCACCCACCGTGATCAGTGGTTCTCCCACCGCCAACGCCGTGCCCGCCTCCGCATGCAGTCGCAGCACCGTGCCCGCGTACGGGACCGGCACCTCGACCGCGGCCTTGGCGGTCTCGACCTCGATGACGATCTGGTCGATCGTCACCGTGTCACCGACCGCGACCTTCCACTCGACGATCTCGGCCTCGGTCAGGCCCTCGCCGAGGTCGGGCAGCCGGAACAGCTGCTCCTGGAGCGTTGCGGTGGTCATGCGACCGCTCCCTTCAGCAGATGCCGGGTGTCCGGCTCGTCGTCGAGCTGGAGGCGGTCGACGGCGTCGAGGATCCGGTCGACGCCGGGCAGGTGCGCGTGCTCGAGCTTGGGGGGCGGATACGGGATGTCGAAGCCGGCGACCCTCAGGACGGGTGCGGCCAGCGAGTGAAAGCAGCGTTCCTGTACACGCGCGGCGATCTCGGCCCCGACCCCGGCGAAACCCTGGGCCTCCTGCACGACCAGGCAGCGCCCGGTCCGGCGTACGGATGCCGTCACCGTCTCGTCGTCGAAGGGCACCAGCGTCCGCAGGTCCACGACCTCGAGTTCGATGCCCTCGACCGCCGCGGCTTCGGCGGCGGCCAGGGCCACCGGAACCGACGGCCCGTACGCGACGACCGTGGCGTCGCGGCCCTCCCGCCGGATCGCCGCCCGCCCGAACGGCTGCGCGGCGCGCTGCTCCAGGTCGGTGTCCTCCTTGGACCAGTACAGCTTCTTCGGCTCCAGGAAGATGACCGGGTCGGGGTCGGCCACGGCGTCGCGCAGCAGCCAGTACGCGTCCTCGGGCGTCGCCGGGGTGACGACCTTCAGTCCCGGGGTGTGTGCGTAGTACGCCTCGCTGGAGTCGCAGTGGTGCTCGACGCCGCCGATCCCGCCCGCGTACGGGATGCGGATCACCATGGGCAGCGTG
It encodes:
- a CDS encoding thiolase family protein, producing MPDEVYLIDGARTPQGRHRGALASVRPDDLAALVVGEAVRRSGVPADAVDEVILGAANQAGEDNRDVARMAVLLAGLPHTVPGYTVNRLCASGLTAVASAAQTIRAGEADLVVAGGVESMTRAPWVTAKPGTPWAPPGETYDTPLGWRFTNPRFPAATTLSMGETAEELAALDGITRLEADAFALRSHRRAEAAQKAGRFDKEIVPVPVEEGEVTQDEGPRPATSLEKLGGLRTSFRRDGIVTAGNSSPLSDGAAALVVASGAAVERYGLTPRARVVTTASAGVDPRLMGLGPVPATARALERAGWTVDDLDAVEVNEAFASQVLAVVRRLKLDEDRVNADGGAIALGHPLGCSGARIVLTLLGRMEREDAQRGLATMCVGVGQGVSMLVERV
- the paaN gene encoding phenylacetic acid degradation protein PaaN, coding for MTTDQHPDFFVRHAELLDQAVAGAADRGYWTPYPEAPSASAYGAGAPDLGEAAFRDLLDHPFSLEGHPTTGTVPATEVSPYGFPLGVSYPALVPEVAVATAKAAAAAWRRASPDTRAGVAAEILARLNAASFEIAHAVQHTTGQPFMMAFQAGGPHAQDRGLEAVAYAWNEQKRHAVAARWSKPQRKGGPLVMDKTFTPVGRGVAVLIACNTFPTWNGYPGFFASLVTGNPVVVKPHRRAVLPLAITVRIAREVLAEAGFDPDVVLLAAEKPEERTAPALATHPDVRIVDFTGSSEFGDWLETNARQAVVHTEKAGLNTVVVDSTEDYAGLLRNLAFSLSLYSGQMCTTPQNILVPREGFPTDQGRRTADAFAADLGAALDKLLGDPARAAATLGAIVNEGVLKRVEEAAALGRTAHPSGELAHPDFQDAVVRSPLVVRLEAEAEADQDAYTSEWFGPVCFVIGTDSTAHGLRLLHDCVRQYGALTASVYATDEAVLEAARTTALEAGVHLSENLTGQVFVNQSAAFSDFHGTAANPAANAALTDPAFVTGRFSVLQSRRHATAEEQVNA
- a CDS encoding dihydrolipoamide acetyltransferase family protein, which produces MTTATLQEQLFRLPDLGEGLTEAEIVEWKVAVGDTVTIDQIVIEVETAKAAVEVPVPYAGTVLRLHAEAGTALAVGEPLITVGAGVPGEAEGTAGGSGDPSPGGPAAGSASADPAADRYREEEQAGSGNVLIGYGTGHGPAPRRRRRRTGAATGGGTGTEAAQPFGPHAPRVVSPLVRRMAREHGIDLAGVAPSGPAGIVLRRDVEQAVARVRQTSTDPEAAPVAPAQQASADLTPAPQGRPAADGPQRIPLRGVRRAVADKLSRSRTEIPDATTWVDVDATGLLQAKKALEAAEPGRRIGLLALLARICVAGLRRFPELNSTVDTERREILRFNEVHLGFAAQTERGLVVPVVRDAHLMTTVQLALELARLTELARAGSLPPDRLTGGTFTLNNYGVFGVDGSTPIINHPEAALLGAGRIVDKPWVVDGALAVRRVMQLSFSFDHRVCDGGVAGGFLRYVADCVERPAILLADA
- a CDS encoding alpha-ketoacid dehydrogenase subunit beta; its protein translation is MAKVTMAQALNTALRDALREDERVLVFGEDVGRLGGVFRITDGLTRDFGEQRCFDTPLAEAGIVGLAVGMAMGGFRPVVEMQFDAFAYPAFEQIASHVAKLRNRTRGRLTLPMVIRIPYAGGIGGVEHHCDSSEAYYAHTPGLKVVTPATPEDAYWLLRDAVADPDPVIFLEPKKLYWSKEDTDLEQRAAQPFGRAAIRREGRDATVVAYGPSVPVALAAAEAAAVEGIELEVVDLRTLVPFDDETVTASVRRTGRCLVVQEAQGFAGVGAEIAARVQERCFHSLAAPVLRVAGFDIPYPPPKLEHAHLPGVDRILDAVDRLQLDDEPDTRHLLKGAVA